The following coding sequences lie in one Paramormyrops kingsleyae isolate MSU_618 chromosome 15, PKINGS_0.4, whole genome shotgun sequence genomic window:
- the cfap144 gene encoding cilia- and flagella-associated protein 144: MAAVKPQEKVVDAVHQNAIRVETIRKELRCQKLYTEFRINPYTKFHPLTDKPMGRKTDNDEEGDRAFLEVIHRGQMEPRKKYTQPMTESQEIGWISTPLIISDRSDRRLNFPRQQSEITKFMDAAWRLQEQTRNLG; this comes from the exons ATGGCAGCCGTTAAACCCCAGGAAAAAGTAGTGGACGCTGTTCACCAAAATGCTATTCGGGTCGAGACGATACGGAAGGAACTACGGTGTCAGAAACTGTACACGGAGTTTCGTATCAATCCCTACACAAAGT TCCATCCATTAACTGACAAGCCCATGGGACGGAAAACCGACAACGATGAAGAGGGGGACC GTGCTTTTCTGGAAGTAATCCATAGAGGTCAAATGGAACCAAGAAAGAAGTACACCCAGCCAATGACTGAGAGCCAGGAGATTGGCTGGATATCAACACCCTTG ATCATTTCAGATCGTAGCGACCGAAGACTCAACTTCCCTCGTCAACAGTCCGAAATCACCAAGTTCATGGATGCAGCATGGCGGTTACAGGAGCAGACACGAAACCTAGGGTAG